The Athene noctua chromosome 13, bAthNoc1.hap1.1, whole genome shotgun sequence genome has a segment encoding these proteins:
- the GRAMD2A gene encoding GRAM domain-containing protein 2A isoform X1, producing MHEKAAPLKSPEPMHSREKLEASHKEKSLDSLDGSVHLSEALKDEDIKKCHREVAASKYNSQYHKLFKDIPTEESVLKVCSCALQRDILIQGRLYISPNWLCFYANLFGKDIKVVIPVVSVQLIKKHKTARLLPNGLAITTNASRKYIFVSLISRDSVYDVLRRVCTHLQVSSKKSLSLKELTEEPDTVSLEVIVPEGKWRKVSPASLSLSLPDTDYQCIHRTSVSSLSAKESSFTSEEPLVSESAINTEEELEVEQSCVAELRPSDYQLLKIFIVLICLLVVSSSYLAFRIFRLEQQLCSLNRDYLSRGHRR from the exons ATGCATGAAAAAGCAGCTCCCCtgaagagccccgagcccatgCACAGCCGTGAGAAACTGGAGGCATCCCACAAGGAGAAGAGTTTGGATTCCCTCGATGGCAG tgtCCACTTGAGTGAAGCCCTGAAGGATGAAGACATCAAGAAATGCCACCGGGAAGTG GCCGCTAGCAAGTACAACTCCCAGTACCACAAACTGTTCAAGGACATCCCGACGGAGGAGAGCGTGCTGAAAG TTTGCTCCTGCGCGCTCCAGAGAGACATCCTCATCCAGGGAAGGCTTTACATCTCCCCCAACTGGCTTTGCTTCTACGCAAACCTTTTCGGAAAGGACATCAAG GTTGTCATCCCGGTGGTCTCCGTACAGCTGATAAAAAAGCACAAGACCGCTCGGCTGCTCCCCAATGGCTTGGCCATCACCACCAACGCCAGCAGAAAG TACATCTTCGTGTCCCTCATCTCCCGCGACAGCGTCTACGATGTCCTGAGGAGAGTCTGCACACACCTGCAG GTTTCCAGTAAGAAGAGCTTGAGTTTGAAGGAGCTGACAGAGGAGCCTGACACTGTGTCACTG GAGGTGATCGTCCCCGAGGGCAAGTGGAGGAAGGTGTCACCTGCCTCGCTCTCACTGTCACTGCCAGACACCGACTACCAGTGCATCCACCGGACCTCTGTCAGCAGCCTGAGTGCCAAGGAGAGCTCCTTCACCTCCGAGGAGCCCCTGGTTTCAG AAAGTGCAATAAACAccgaggaggagctggaggtggaACAGAGCTGCGTGGCAGAGCTGAGACCCTCCGACTACCAGCTCCTGAAGATCTTCATTGTACT CATCTGCCTCCTGGTCGTGTCCTCCTCATACCTGGCGTTTCGCATCTTCCGTCTGGAGCAACAGCTCTGCTCTCTGAACCGGGACTACCTCTCCCGTGGGCACAGGAG GTGA
- the GRAMD2A gene encoding GRAM domain-containing protein 2A isoform X2, translating to MHEKAAPLKSPEPMHSREKLEASHKEKSLDSLDGSVHLSEALKDEDIKKCHREVAASKYNSQYHKLFKDIPTEESVLKVCSCALQRDILIQGRLYISPNWLCFYANLFGKDIKVVIPVVSVQLIKKHKTARLLPNGLAITTNASRKYIFVSLISRDSVYDVLRRVCTHLQVSSKKSLSLKELTEEPDTVSLEVIVPEGKWRKVSPASLSLSLPDTDYQCIHRTSVSSLSAKESSFTSEEPLVSESAINTEEELEVEQSCVAELRPSDYQLLKIFIVLICLLVVSSSYLAFRIFRLEQQLCSLNRDYLSRGHRR from the exons ATGCATGAAAAAGCAGCTCCCCtgaagagccccgagcccatgCACAGCCGTGAGAAACTGGAGGCATCCCACAAGGAGAAGAGTTTGGATTCCCTCGATGGCAG tgtCCACTTGAGTGAAGCCCTGAAGGATGAAGACATCAAGAAATGCCACCGGGAAGTG GCCGCTAGCAAGTACAACTCCCAGTACCACAAACTGTTCAAGGACATCCCGACGGAGGAGAGCGTGCTGAAAG TTTGCTCCTGCGCGCTCCAGAGAGACATCCTCATCCAGGGAAGGCTTTACATCTCCCCCAACTGGCTTTGCTTCTACGCAAACCTTTTCGGAAAGGACATCAAG GTTGTCATCCCGGTGGTCTCCGTACAGCTGATAAAAAAGCACAAGACCGCTCGGCTGCTCCCCAATGGCTTGGCCATCACCACCAACGCCAGCAGAAAG TACATCTTCGTGTCCCTCATCTCCCGCGACAGCGTCTACGATGTCCTGAGGAGAGTCTGCACACACCTGCAG GTTTCCAGTAAGAAGAGCTTGAGTTTGAAGGAGCTGACAGAGGAGCCTGACACTGTGTCACTG GAGGTGATCGTCCCCGAGGGCAAGTGGAGGAAGGTGTCACCTGCCTCGCTCTCACTGTCACTGCCAGACACCGACTACCAGTGCATCCACCGGACCTCTGTCAGCAGCCTGAGTGCCAAGGAGAGCTCCTTCACCTCCGAGGAGCCCCTGGTTTCAG AAAGTGCAATAAACAccgaggaggagctggaggtggaACAGAGCTGCGTGGCAGAGCTGAGACCCTCCGACTACCAGCTCCTGAAGATCTTCATTGTACT CATCTGCCTCCTGGTCGTGTCCTCCTCATACCTGGCGTTTCGCATCTTCCGTCTGGAGCAACAGCTCTGCTCTCTGAACCGGGACTACCTCTCCCGTGGGCACAGGAGGTGA
- the GRAMD2A gene encoding GRAM domain-containing protein 2A isoform X4 produces the protein MARRDGCKAASKYNSQYHKLFKDIPTEESVLKVCSCALQRDILIQGRLYISPNWLCFYANLFGKDIKVVIPVVSVQLIKKHKTARLLPNGLAITTNASRKYIFVSLISRDSVYDVLRRVCTHLQVSSKKSLSLKELTEEPDTVSLEVIVPEGKWRKVSPASLSLSLPDTDYQCIHRTSVSSLSAKESSFTSEEPLVSESAINTEEELEVEQSCVAELRPSDYQLLKIFIVLICLLVVSSSYLAFRIFRLEQQLCSLNRDYLSRGHRR, from the exons ATGGCGCGGCGCGATGGGTGCAAA GCCGCTAGCAAGTACAACTCCCAGTACCACAAACTGTTCAAGGACATCCCGACGGAGGAGAGCGTGCTGAAAG TTTGCTCCTGCGCGCTCCAGAGAGACATCCTCATCCAGGGAAGGCTTTACATCTCCCCCAACTGGCTTTGCTTCTACGCAAACCTTTTCGGAAAGGACATCAAG GTTGTCATCCCGGTGGTCTCCGTACAGCTGATAAAAAAGCACAAGACCGCTCGGCTGCTCCCCAATGGCTTGGCCATCACCACCAACGCCAGCAGAAAG TACATCTTCGTGTCCCTCATCTCCCGCGACAGCGTCTACGATGTCCTGAGGAGAGTCTGCACACACCTGCAG GTTTCCAGTAAGAAGAGCTTGAGTTTGAAGGAGCTGACAGAGGAGCCTGACACTGTGTCACTG GAGGTGATCGTCCCCGAGGGCAAGTGGAGGAAGGTGTCACCTGCCTCGCTCTCACTGTCACTGCCAGACACCGACTACCAGTGCATCCACCGGACCTCTGTCAGCAGCCTGAGTGCCAAGGAGAGCTCCTTCACCTCCGAGGAGCCCCTGGTTTCAG AAAGTGCAATAAACAccgaggaggagctggaggtggaACAGAGCTGCGTGGCAGAGCTGAGACCCTCCGACTACCAGCTCCTGAAGATCTTCATTGTACT CATCTGCCTCCTGGTCGTGTCCTCCTCATACCTGGCGTTTCGCATCTTCCGTCTGGAGCAACAGCTCTGCTCTCTGAACCGGGACTACCTCTCCCGTGGGCACAGGAG GTGA
- the GRAMD2A gene encoding GRAM domain-containing protein 2A isoform X3, giving the protein MAQRLLAAGLSDPPLALRLHHPQPGGTPLRRSRAASKYNSQYHKLFKDIPTEESVLKVCSCALQRDILIQGRLYISPNWLCFYANLFGKDIKVVIPVVSVQLIKKHKTARLLPNGLAITTNASRKYIFVSLISRDSVYDVLRRVCTHLQVSSKKSLSLKELTEEPDTVSLEVIVPEGKWRKVSPASLSLSLPDTDYQCIHRTSVSSLSAKESSFTSEEPLVSESAINTEEELEVEQSCVAELRPSDYQLLKIFIVLICLLVVSSSYLAFRIFRLEQQLCSLNRDYLSRGHRR; this is encoded by the exons ATGGCACAGCGTTTGCTGGCTGCTGGATTGTCCGACCCTCCTCTAGCCCTTCGTCTCCACCATCCCCAGCCTGGTGGGACCCCCTTGCGCCGGTCCCGG GCCGCTAGCAAGTACAACTCCCAGTACCACAAACTGTTCAAGGACATCCCGACGGAGGAGAGCGTGCTGAAAG TTTGCTCCTGCGCGCTCCAGAGAGACATCCTCATCCAGGGAAGGCTTTACATCTCCCCCAACTGGCTTTGCTTCTACGCAAACCTTTTCGGAAAGGACATCAAG GTTGTCATCCCGGTGGTCTCCGTACAGCTGATAAAAAAGCACAAGACCGCTCGGCTGCTCCCCAATGGCTTGGCCATCACCACCAACGCCAGCAGAAAG TACATCTTCGTGTCCCTCATCTCCCGCGACAGCGTCTACGATGTCCTGAGGAGAGTCTGCACACACCTGCAG GTTTCCAGTAAGAAGAGCTTGAGTTTGAAGGAGCTGACAGAGGAGCCTGACACTGTGTCACTG GAGGTGATCGTCCCCGAGGGCAAGTGGAGGAAGGTGTCACCTGCCTCGCTCTCACTGTCACTGCCAGACACCGACTACCAGTGCATCCACCGGACCTCTGTCAGCAGCCTGAGTGCCAAGGAGAGCTCCTTCACCTCCGAGGAGCCCCTGGTTTCAG AAAGTGCAATAAACAccgaggaggagctggaggtggaACAGAGCTGCGTGGCAGAGCTGAGACCCTCCGACTACCAGCTCCTGAAGATCTTCATTGTACT CATCTGCCTCCTGGTCGTGTCCTCCTCATACCTGGCGTTTCGCATCTTCCGTCTGGAGCAACAGCTCTGCTCTCTGAACCGGGACTACCTCTCCCGTGGGCACAGGAG GTGA